From one Anopheles cruzii chromosome 3, idAnoCruzAS_RS32_06, whole genome shotgun sequence genomic stretch:
- the LOC128272433 gene encoding protein spartin encodes MVFPTSLQQASPEWRRTFETIKAGHDEAYRTIERAIKLEEHERPDLALQAYKDGIRQIDETLALPVEVPQGPADVGDGSTRQLTSDESWQQAIAMIHKMKRTRGEVLQRLGQLGGGAGDAGTEDGGTLSTSAGQRPWTYTELAMALREMSASRPPEDDGEDGSSASSSSSSPHLELLFSCPGVQVYYIEPDGVVSHSMADSTLRIVRIEADERRRLQETVFLQVIETRAATRIECAEEPLLVEVEEVQEATTDPPAARVTVVEEVSEERECPPPAAFFLYPLIPGVSPCYRTEYGAFILPDLQTTGGEQDGRAIGLVVPPGADEVVLEILIALLHGIVTQPSDARIRKRSLGLPDSNTVSAGIIRGAYYVSRGLVRGAERTGQLIATGTPYVISKLGPKATGQSAPEGEPTVHVPPTVRTGIEMARSVTGTAAGVTSYVAGKVGSATMALGRFLAPHIQRHGSALLAYGTGMSEAAASERMNGALTICAGAVEGFGTVYEGLERSAGILGKSLSSSTVQIVEHRYGEEAGRVVGSGLDTVGNVINVSHNINYITPKGLAKRTAKNAGKALVAGYRPPVPEVDALLVEPGSSGNAIASSSAPAIVGASSQSVTTVPAAVLYPDLEGLAKQMRQLDGM; translated from the coding sequence ATGGTCTTCCCGACGAGCCTCCAGCAAGCGTCTCCCGAGTGGCGTCGCACATTCGAAACCATCAAAGCTGGCCACGACGAAGCGTACCGTACGATCGAGCGTGCGATCAAGCTAGAGGAGCACGAACGGCCGGATCTGGCGCTGCAAGCGTACAAGGACGGGATCCGACAGATCGACGAAACGCTGGCCCTTCCGGTGGAGGTTCCGCAGGGCCCGGCGGACGTCGGCGACGGTAGCACTCGGCAGCTGACGAGCGACGAAAGTTGGCAGCAAGCGATCGCAATGATACACAAGATGAAGCGGACCCGCGGTGAGGTGCTGCAGCGTCTCGGTCaactcggtggtggtgctggtgatgctggaaCCGAGGACGGCGGAACTCTGTCAACGTCAGCGGGACAGCGCCCGTGGACGTACACCgagctagcgatggcactgCGTGAAATGTCTGCCTCACGGCCACCCGAGGACGATGGCGAGGACGGATcttccgcgtcgtcgtcgtcttcgtcgccgCACCTGGAACTGCTCTTCTCGTGTCCCGGCGTCCAGGTGTACTACATCGAACCCGATGGCGTTGTGAGCCATTCGATGGCCGACTCTACGCTGCGCATCGTGCGGATCGAGGCCGACGAACGGCGCCGATTACAGGAAACCGTTTTCCTGCAGGTCATCGAGACACGGGCCGCGACACGCATTGAATGCGCCGAGGAACCACTTCTGGTCGAAGTCGAGGAAGTGCAGGAAGCCACTACAGATCCTCCTGCGGCCCGTGTCACCGTCGTTGAAGAAGTGtccgaagagagagagtgtccTCCACCGGCAGCTTTTTTCCTGTATCCCCTCATTCCGGGCGTTTCGCCCTGTTACCGGACCGAGTACGGTGCGTTCATACTGCCCGACCTGCAGACCACCGGCGGGGAGCAGGACGGCCGTGCCATCGGGTTGGTGGTACCACCCGGTGCGGACGAAGTCGTACTGGAGATTCTGATCGCCCTGCTGCACGGTATCGTCACGCAACCGAGCGATGCGCGCATCCGGAAGCGGTCCCTTGGTCTGCCCGATTCGAACACCGTGTCGGCGGGGATCATCCGGGGCGCTTACTACGTGTCACGTGGATTGGTCCGCGGTGCGGAACGAACCGGGCAGCTGATTGCCACCGGCACACCGTACGTTATATCGAAACTGGGCCCGAAAGCCACCGGCCAATCCGCACCGGAGGGCGAGCCCACCGTGCACGTACCACCGACGGTTCGCACCGGCATTGAGATGGCCCGCAGCGTCACGGggacggcggccggcgtgACGAGTTACGTGGCGGGAAAGGTTGGTTCGGCCACGATGGCACTGGGGCGCTTTCTGGCACCGCACATCCAGCGCCACGGGAGCGCACTGCTGGCGTACGGTACCGGAATGAGCGAAGCGGCCGCTTCGGAGCGTATGAACGGAGCGCTTACGATCTGTGCCGGAGCGGTCGAAGGATTCGGAACGGTGTACGAGGGCCTCGAACGTTCGGCGGGCATTCTGGGGAAAAGCTTAAGCTCCAGCACGGTACAGATCGTGGAGCACCGGTACGGCGAGGAAgcgggccgggtggtgggcaGTGGGCTCGATACGGTCGGCAACGTGATCAACGTGTCGCACAACATCAACTACATCACGCCGAAGGGGCTCGCCAAGCGGACGGCCAAGAATGCAGGGAAAGCGCTCGTCGCCGGCtatcggccaccggtgccggaagtggatGCGCTACTGGTCGAACCGGGATCGAGCGGCAATGCGATCGCTTCTTCGAGCGCTCCGGCCATCGTCGGTGCcagcagtcagtcagtcaccACCGTGCCCGCGGCCGTACTCTATCCCGATCTGGAAGGGCTAGCGAAGCAGATGCGCCAGCTGGATGGCATGTAG
- the LOC128275679 gene encoding beta-TrCP yields MMKMETDKIMDDAISNTQFTTSLMYDPARKKEPSPSYQTERDACLAVFGKWSEADQLNYVEHILSRMCHYQHGHINAYLKPMLQRDFITLLPTKGLDHVAENILSYLDAKSLCRAERVCKEWSRVISEGMLWKKLIERNVRTDSLWRGLAERKGWIKYLFIPRPGVTLRQHKFYRELFPKIMKDIEAIENNWRTGNHNLQRINCRSENSKGVYCLQYDDDKIVSGLRDNTIKIWNRSTLQCCKVLTGHTGSVLCLQYDDKVIISGSSDSTVRVWDVNTGDMVNTLIHHCEAVLHLRFNNGMMVTCSKDRSIAVWDMTSPTEIALRRVLVGHRAAVNVVDFDEKYIVSASGDRTIKVWNTSTCEFVRTLNGHKRGIACLQYRDRLVVSGSSDNSIRLWDIECGTCLRILEGHEELVRCIRFDSKRIVSGAYDGKIKVWDLQAALDIRAQTNSLCLKTLVEHTGRVFRLQFDEFQIVSSSHDDTILIWDFLNCSQKEDLTAPQSCSMVQSNHHNNSGSSSGSGNSMGGGVGGGGGGGGGGSGAGGASGAVGAGSNANGGGGQNNHLHNNSNSNNNNSNNNNHQNDELSD; encoded by the exons TTCACCACCTCGCTGATGTACGATCCggcgcgaaagaaagaacCGTCACCGTCGTACCAAACCGAGCGCGATGCCTGCCTAGCAGTGTTCGGCAAGTGGAGCGAGGCGGACCAGCTGAACTACGTCGAGCACATCCTGTCCCGCATGTGCCACTACCAGCACGGACACATCAATGCCTACCTGAAACCGATGCTCCAGCGCGACTTCATCACACTGCTGCCCA CAAAAGGATTGGATCACGTGGCCGAAAACATTCTCTCCTATCTGGACGCCAAGTCGCTCTGCCGGGCGGAGCGCGTGTGCAAGGAGTGGTCCCGCGTCATCTCCGAGGGCATGCTGTGGAAGAAGCTGATCGAGCGAAACGTCCGCACCGATTCACTGTGGCGAGGGCTGGCGGAACGTAAAGGATG GATCAAATATCTGTTCATACCGCGACCGGGCGTGACGCTCCGGCAACACAAATTCTACCGCGAGCTCTTCCCGAAAATCATGAAGGACATCGAGGCGATCGAGAACAACTGGCGCACGGGCAATCACAACCTACAGCGGATAAACTGCCGGTCAGAGAATTCCAAGGGTGTCTACTGTTTGCAGTACGACGACGATAAGATTGTGTCCGGGTTGCGCGACAACACGATCAAGATCTGGAACCGTTCGACGTTACAGTGCTGCAAG GTTCTCACGGGGCACACGGGATCGGTGCTGTGTTTGCAGTACGACGACAAGGTCATCATCAGCGGGTCGAGTGACTCGACCGTGCGCGTGTGGGACGTGAACACGGGCGATATGGTCAACACGCTGATACATCACTGCGAAGCGGTTCTGCATCTGCGCTTCAACAACGGCATGATGGTCACCTGCTCAAAG GATCGCTCGATTGCTGTGTGGGATATGACCTCACCGACGGAGATTGCCCTGAGGCGCGTGCTGGTGGGGCACCGGGCGGCCGTCAATGTGGTGGACTTTGACGAGAAGTACATCGTGTCCGCTTCCGGCGATCGGACGATCAAGGTGTGGAACACGTCGACGTGCGAGTTTGTCCGTACGCTCAACGGCCACAAGCGGGGCATCGCCTGCCTGCAGTACCGCGACCGGTTGGTGGTCAGCGGCAGTTCCGATAACTCGATTAG ACTATGGGACATCGAATGTGGCACGTGCTTGCGAATTCTCGAGGGCCACGAGGAGCTcgttcgctgcatccggttcGACTCGAAGCGCATCGTCAGCGGGGCGTACGATGGCAAAATCAAAGTGTGGGATCTCCAAGCTGCCTTAGACATCCGAGCACAGACCAACTCGCTGTGCCTCAAAACGTTGGTG GAACACACCGGTCGCGTATTCCGGTTGCAGTTCGATGAATTCCAGATCGTGAGCAGTTCGCACGACGACACGATTCTGATATGGGACTTCCTGAACTGCTCGCAGAAGGAGGACCTGACGGCGCCCCAGTCGTGCAGCATGGTGCAG AgcaaccaccacaacaacagtGGCAGCAGTAGTGGTAGCGGCAATAGCATgggtggtggcgttggtggtggaggtggtggtggtggcggtgggagtggtgccggtggtgccagTGGCGCTGTTGGAGCCGGAAGCAacgccaacggtggtggtggccagaaCAACCATctccacaacaacagcaacagcaacaacaacaactccaacaacaacaaccatcaaaACGATGAACTTAGTGACTAA